The Anolis carolinensis isolate JA03-04 chromosome 1, rAnoCar3.1.pri, whole genome shotgun sequence genome window below encodes:
- the nek3 gene encoding serine/threonine-protein kinase Nek3 — MEQYNVLKILGEGSYGRVLLVQHRNKNQKYAMKEIRLPKSVLDKEKSWNESILLAKMKHPNIVTFSESFEADGNLYIVMEYCDDGDLMQKIKLQKEKLFPENTILDWFTQICLGVKYIHDKRVMHRDIKSKNVFLTQHGKVKLGDFGSALLLTSPMAYACSYVGTPYYVPPEIWENMPYNNKSDIWSLGCILYELCTLKHPFQANSWKHLILKICKGYYNPLPSHYTYEFHYLIKQMFKKNPKNRPSASTILTRSCLAKRIRNTSSEKEEGKYTSNKNSEASFCEMQREKKIVDKKVSPEADLRNPQRRQWEKGRSSTVMNVLENASLLSSSIPIQEETSGFVRKYDENIVRKQWSKEPPETLMNILHNADISLAFKTYTIYKAGSDDPLKGPLTEDTEASDEPDGDIIMEDTGRLEPRSDEEDTDFEAEDDPDWVSELKSMTKMK, encoded by the exons ATGGAGCAATACAATGTGCTGAAGATACTTGGGGAAGGATCATACGGGAGAGTTCTTCTGGTTCAACATAGAAACAAAAACCAGAAATACGCAATGAAAGAAATAAGACTTCCAAAG TCTGTCCTTGATAAAGAGAAGTCCTGGAATGAATCCATTCTTTTGGCTAAGATGAAACACCCAAACATTGTCACTTTTTCAGAATCGTTTGAAG CTGATGGAAATCTGTATATTGTGATGGAATACTGTGATGATGGAGATCTGATGCAAAAGATTAAACTTCAGAAGGAGAAGTTGTTTCCGGAAAATACG ATTCTAGATTGGTTTACACAGATCTGCCTGGGTGTCAAATACATTCACGACAAACGTGTGATGCATAGAGATATCAAATCAAAG AACGTATTTCTCACACAACATGGGAAAGTAAAGCTGGGAGACTTTGGATCAGCACTTCTTCTCACTAG TCCAATGGCATATGCTTGTTCCTATGTGGGAACTCCATATTACGTGCCTCCAGAAATATGGGAGAACATGCCCTACAACAATAAAAG TGATATATGGTCTCTGGGTTGCATTTTATATGAGCTGTGTACTCTTAAGCATCCA TTTCAGGCAAATAGCTGGAAACATCTTATACTGAAGATATGTAAAGGATACTACAATCCACTTCCATCACATTATACTTATGAATTTCACTATTTGATAAAGCAAATGTTCAAGAAGAATCCCAAGAACCGCCCATCAGCCAGCACAATTCTTACAAGAAGCTGTCTGGCAAAGCGTATAAGAAATACTTCTTCAGAGAAG gaagaaggaaaatataCCAGCAACAAGAATTCAGAAGCTAGTTTCTGTGAAATGCAACGGGAGAAAAAAATTGTGGATAAAAAAG TCTCCCCAGAAGCTGATTTACGAAACCCACAAAGACGACAGTGGGAAAAAGGAAGGTCCAGTACAGTGATGAATGTCCTAGAAAATGCATCTTTATTGTCTTCTAGTATTCCAATCCAGGAAGAAACAA GTGGCTTCGTGAGAAAATACGATGAAAATATTGTGCGTAAGCAGTGGTCTAAGGAACCTCCTGAAACCTTGATGAATATTCTCCACAATGCTGATATTAGCTTAGCTTTTAAAACATACACAATCTACAAAGCAG GTTCAGATGACCCACTGAAAGGACCACTTACTGAAGACACAGAAGCATCTGACGAACCAGATGGGGATATAATTATGGAAGATACAGGGAGACTTGAACCTAGATCAGATGAGGAAGATAC GGATTTTGAAGCAGAAGATGATCCAGACTGGGTTTCTGAACTGAAGAGTATGACCAAAATGAAATGA